The genomic stretch ATTTTTGCACCGATATAAGAAATAAAGCCGGAGCCGTTGGCAATTAAGTCAGATGGTAAGTTGTAAGTTAGGGCGAAAAAAAAGTAACATTTTTCGTTGGAGGAGAGATTTATCTATTGACACGGGGAGGCCTTATAGGTGGTTATTCGCAGGCTGAAGCCTGCGGCTACCACGACAGCAAGACGCCTGTCCTACTGTTACTGTCAGGTTTTCACTTTCGCTATTCACTATTCACTTTCTTAATTGCTAAAAATTCGTCCCCCCTGCCTTATTGGCGGCGGCGATAGCCTGATGGGCCATATTAATGGATTGGCCGAGCGTGTTCAGTACCTGTACCGGATTATGGAAACCCATACTGTTTTCTGCTGCAACGATATCCCAGTACCACTGCGCTTTCCGGACAAGCTCCCGCGCCTTATCCAGTTCCACCTTATTGGCCTTTCCGAGATTATTTACCTTTCCTATTACTTCATGCGCCTTTGCAACGGTCATGCCGGCAGTGTGTTGCAGTTGCCAGACATTGCCCTGAATGGTCTTCACACGGTCAAGAAACCATTCTTTTGTCTGAGCATGACAAGTTCCACATGACGCATCAATATGTTTCATGGGGCTTGTCAGCCAGTGTGACGAATACTTTTGACCATTCTCGCGCATGAAGGGCATATGACAATCTGCACAGGAAACCCCTGCCTTTCCGTGCGCTCCGTTACTCCACGTTTCAAAATCAGGGTGTTGCGCCTTGAGCATCTTTGCCTGCGAATCAGGATGTATCCAATCCTGGGCAAACCCATTAGGTGTTTGTGCGTAATAAGCATACATCTGCTCAGGGTGAAGTCCCTTATCCCATGGGAATATGACCCTTGTAGTCTCAGGCTCAAAATAATACTCCACATGGCATTGCGCACAGACATAGCTTCTCATCTCTTCACGGGATGCCTTTTTTACATCTATCCCCCGTCGCTGCATGGCCTCTGTAAAGGCAGGATTAATGACCCGAAGGTTCATTGTAGCCAGATCATGGCAGTTAGCACATACAATGGGATGCTTCATTCTGGGGAACAGTTCGGATAAAGGGGTTTTTGCATATCCCCACCCCTTCTCTTTATAGAAGTCGATAAGATATGCTGTTTTGCAGGTCATACATGCCCCGGGGCTCACCGGTGTGATCCTTTTTGTCTCCTTCAGGTCATCCAGGGCATAGGGATGTCCACGGTCTTCCGTATAATCCTTACTGAATGCCATGCCTTTAAAGTTCATCAGAATTTCGGGCTGTTTTATGGAGTGCTGGACCTTCAGGCTGCCCCCGAAACCCGTAGGAGAGGCTGACATATCAAGATTTTTCTGAAAGCTCTTATACTGGAGAGGGTAGGATTTTCCCCACACGGCAGGGTTGTATTCGTTTGCAGGTATGGGCGTAATTTTTACGGTAGAAGCAGGTTTTATTGCTATAGCTCTCGCTGCAACAAAAAGGACAGTTAGAAACACCACTACAACTAAAACCGTTAGAAACCTGGTCTTTCTATTCATACTTCAGTCCTCCTTTTAATATACCCTGGCCATGCACCAGATTGTGGTGACATTTTAAACAATTCTGGCCACCCTTGGACATGCGCGTGTTTTCAATGGTCGAGAAGTGGCAACGGAAACAATTGCCGTTCATAATATCCTTCCCTTTGGAAGAAAGTCTGATATGAGCAGGATAATTACGGATCACCTCATGCCAGAGGTCATTGAGGCCTGCACGGGTTTTATATGCGAGCTTTCCGGCAATATTTGTATCCGGCATATGACATTCGATACATGAAAATTGTTTGTGTCTTGATAACTTCCACTGGGTATATTCTTTTTCCATGCTATGGCAGGCTCCGCAGAACCGGGAAGCGCCGCCAAGCTGGTAACCGCCCGCCAGCAGAAGTATCAGAACCATACCGGCCGCTAAACCATACCAGAACTTACCCCCTCCAGGGTGTATGACAGGCCCCTGATTGAGGATTTCATCAATATCATATAATGGTTGCTTTTTAGAGAATTTCACTCAACGCTACTCTCTGTTTTTAACTACAAATTCCAATTGACCAATCTTCCAAATCACAAACAGTTTGGTTATTGTTATTTGGAATTTGGAATTTGCCTCTATTTCCCATCTATCTTTAATTTAAATGATGATTCCTTCTGGCTTTCTTCCTCTTTAGAGATACCTGCCATCTTGATCTTGAGCCTCAGATCGTTGGGGGCATCGGCATATGCTATTGCGTTATTGTAATCAATGATCCCTGTTTTATAAAGGTCAAGGATATGCTGGTCAAAGGTCTGCATCCCTTCGTTGTAAGACGCTGCCATGGTCTCCTTTAAAAGCCCTACATCACCTTTCAGGATAAGGTCCTTTATCCTTGCGCTGTCAAGCATGATTTCGATGGCAGCAACCCTCTTCCCTTCCACGGTAGGAATAAGCCTCTGGGATATAATAGCCCTGAGGTTAAGGGACAACTGCATGTATATCTGAAGGTGACGCTCTATGGGGAAGAAATTCAGAATCCTTTCAAGGGCCTGGTTTGCGTTATTCGCATGGAGTGTACCGAGGGCGAGATGCCCTGTTTCAGCAAAGGTAATGGCATCCTCCATCGTCTCGGTATCCCGTATCTCGCCGATAAGAATTACATCCGGCGCCTGCCTCAAGGTATTCTTCAGGGCAGCCGCAAATGAATGGGTATCAAACCCGACTTCCCTCTGCGTGATAACACTCTGTTTGTGATTATGGACATATTCTACCGGGTCTTCGATGGTTATTATATGTCCGCGCTGGTTTGCATTCCTATGGTCTATCATGGACGCCAGGGTTGTAGACTTGCCGCTCCCCGTTGCGCCAACAACAAGGATCAGCCCGTTTTTGCCCATCATGATACTCTTAAACACCTGGGGAAGCCCAACCTCGTCGATGCTTTTGATCACTGTATTGATCAGTCTGATGACCAATCCGGCGTACCCCCTCTGCCTGAAGATATTGACCCTGAACCTCCCCAGTTCCGGGTAATAGAGGGCAAGGTTCATTTCCAGCTCTTCAGCAAAGATTTTTCTCTGCTTTTCGTTCATTGTGCTGGCTGCAATTCGCTCGGTATCTTCAGCGGTCATGGGGGGTTCATCGTATGGCTGTGTAGCACCCTGAATGCGGAACATGGCCGGCATGCCGTTTGTTATGTAAATGTCCGATGCACCCTTCTCGCCCATATATTTTAAATAATCTAATAATTCTGCCATATTTCACCTCTGTTGAGCAGATTGCGGGAGCCAGAAGGCCACCTCATCCCTTGTCACAATGTTCTTCGCAAGTAATTCATTTACGGAGGATTCCATTGTCTGCATCCCGACACCTTTGCTTGTCTGCATAATCGATGGAATCTGTGCAATTTTAGCTTCTCTTATGAGGTTCCGGACAGCAGGCGTTCCAATCATGATCTCAAACGATGCTATCCTGCCCTTGCCATCTTTTCTCTTGAAAAGGGCCTGTGTGACAACTGCCTGTATGGACTCCGAAAACATAGCACGCACCTGCGCCTGCTGCGCTGCAGGGAAAACGTCTATAACCCTGTCCACAGTCTTGGGGGCTCCACTTGTATGCAATGTTCCGAAAA from Pseudomonadota bacterium encodes the following:
- a CDS encoding ammonia-forming cytochrome c nitrite reductase subunit c552 is translated as MNRKTRFLTVLVVVVFLTVLFVAARAIAIKPASTVKITPIPANEYNPAVWGKSYPLQYKSFQKNLDMSASPTGFGGSLKVQHSIKQPEILMNFKGMAFSKDYTEDRGHPYALDDLKETKRITPVSPGACMTCKTAYLIDFYKEKGWGYAKTPLSELFPRMKHPIVCANCHDLATMNLRVINPAFTEAMQRRGIDVKKASREEMRSYVCAQCHVEYYFEPETTRVIFPWDKGLHPEQMYAYYAQTPNGFAQDWIHPDSQAKMLKAQHPDFETWSNGAHGKAGVSCADCHMPFMRENGQKYSSHWLTSPMKHIDASCGTCHAQTKEWFLDRVKTIQGNVWQLQHTAGMTVAKAHEVIGKVNNLGKANKVELDKARELVRKAQWYWDIVAAENSMGFHNPVQVLNTLGQSINMAHQAIAAANKAGGTNF
- a CDS encoding PilT/PilU family type 4a pilus ATPase, producing the protein MAELLDYLKYMGEKGASDIYITNGMPAMFRIQGATQPYDEPPMTAEDTERIAASTMNEKQRKIFAEELEMNLALYYPELGRFRVNIFRQRGYAGLVIRLINTVIKSIDEVGLPQVFKSIMMGKNGLILVVGATGSGKSTTLASMIDHRNANQRGHIITIEDPVEYVHNHKQSVITQREVGFDTHSFAAALKNTLRQAPDVILIGEIRDTETMEDAITFAETGHLALGTLHANNANQALERILNFFPIERHLQIYMQLSLNLRAIISQRLIPTVEGKRVAAIEIMLDSARIKDLILKGDVGLLKETMAASYNEGMQTFDQHILDLYKTGIIDYNNAIAYADAPNDLRLKIKMAGISKEEESQKESSFKLKIDGK
- a CDS encoding NapC/NirT family cytochrome c, with translation MKFSKKQPLYDIDEILNQGPVIHPGGGKFWYGLAAGMVLILLLAGGYQLGGASRFCGACHSMEKEYTQWKLSRHKQFSCIECHMPDTNIAGKLAYKTRAGLNDLWHEVIRNYPAHIRLSSKGKDIMNGNCFRCHFSTIENTRMSKGGQNCLKCHHNLVHGQGILKGGLKYE